Genomic segment of Dermacentor albipictus isolate Rhodes 1998 colony chromosome 5, USDA_Dalb.pri_finalv2, whole genome shotgun sequence:
TAAATACcataaataaacccatattcttcgttctcgatgagaacaagtctctcccttcaacaacgtcctcagcatggataagttggacggcggcatgggccagctaccatatatttcatgcccgacccctaTCATAACAAGCTATAGCACTTCATGTTCATTTGAACGATAACCGCTGAGAAGCGCACTAGCGAATTATGAAAATGCTCTATTGGTCAACCCAGAGCCGTTATTTGTGTTCATATTCAAGATGTATGTACAACACATAGTGAGCCACTGAAAGAAGTCAAAAGTACAGTTACCTCGAACAAGTATCCATTCAGGAGCGGCACCGTGAGAATAAAATGAACCGGAGTATTGGGATGCGTTGGAGAGGGAACCATTTCCAGTTCATAAGTATCAGCTTACCGATAACCTGGAAGAAAAAAAGTACGTCATTTTTTCTGCCGGTATTCAGCAGACGCTACCATCGGCCATATCATTCTTTTTTCATGCGCCGATAACCAAAGACTCCGTGACGTTGTGATAGTTTGTGCAAATAATTTAAAGTTGCTGTACTGATAATTATATTTATTTggtttatcctttcttttttacgttgatgcactgtaatCATTCTGAATACACCAGTCTGCCAGTACTCGACAGTGCAGTCGAAATTTAGAGGCAGGTGTTCCGTTGAACCGCCATCATGCTGGCACGACTGAGAAATGGCGCGCTAGTTGTTacgcaacttttcttttttgcgcccTAAAGAGAGCTTGTGAAATATGAGAAAAAAAGCATGCGCCATACCGGATTACTCACAGCGATGCGGGGCTCTCACAAGTGCCGTGTATGAACGAACACAGCATCTATAGCATGGTGTGCGTGCAGCCtggtctgcttatcgctatcactAACCGCCTCGAGGGAAGCATATCATCGGCGTAACTTGCGCGGTCAGCGCCTGTGTCGCTGCCTTGTCATCTTTTAAGCGCAGAACAGAAGAGGTATATTCCAATGCGTTGATGCGGGAAAAAGATTTTGCTTGCACTCGACAGCTAACGCATTGTATGTGACCATGACGTCAAGATAAATAAAGGAACTTCCTCAGATAAATTAGTTGTAGCTTGCCAACCGGTTGGACTGCTGCATGGCGGCCCTTTGTAAATACATTTCTGCAAAGTGTAGCGGCGTATACTCAAATGTAGCTTGATAACTGTGGCAAACCGCGTGACCTTAGCTCAAAAGTACATTTTCTTTTCTGAATACCTAGAACGTAATTTACTTTAACATGCCTTTCAATGACAGGGTGTTACGGTAACCAAATTAAGTAACCTCAACATTGATCCTAACGGGCTTGCTTGGATGAAGAGttttttttgtctaaccgttcACAATTTGTTTATGCTAACGAATGTTTCTCTTAAACTGGTCGagtaacctccggtgtaccgcaaggtccattattatttttatgtatAATAATGACCTCCCATGCCAAATAAACCATCAATCAAGTTATTTACTCGCAAAGCCGTTACCAGGCGACATCGTCTATTACAACAGGGTGTGGAATGTGACGACTGTGTGCGCTTACGCTGATGAGCCCCATAAACGAAGACATCTAGAACTATAGTCACCGTAATTATATAACTACCATCTTCCATCATTTTGTTTCgcacaccctccccccccccctcccccgaaaagaaaagaaacgaggcAACACCGGGAGCTTGTCTGAATGATTAAAACACAGCATAAGCGGCGGCTGAAGTCGCTTTCGTTAACATAGTGGGACCCGACAGAGATTATGTCAGCGCCAGCAACACTGGCTTGTTTTCATGACCTCGGCGAGCGCACACCGAGCAGAAAGCGTGTGCAGGCAAACCTACCTTTGTCGTCATGACGCAGGAAACAAAGCACGACTCCACTGCAGCCGGCGGCGCCCTCCTCCTGGCTTCCGGCCTGCGTGAACCGCAAACTGCTGCCATTCAAGTTGCACTTCTTTCTATTCATGGCAGGTGGgtaaagtgagagaaagagagatggtGAGTTAGATGCAGGGAAGTTAACTATAGGTCGAGCCTGTTCGGCTATTGTGCACTGGAGAAGAGGAGAGAAGAAGGGAGGGGGAAGAAAGTTTAGAAAAAGGGGAAGGAAAGCTCGCAGCACCCACACTAATACACAGTGAAGAATTCATGATTCAGTCAAGGCACAAGCAGTCGCATAGGCTGGCGGATCGATAGTGTAAAGAGCGAGAATGGAAGCGATACTATCGCAAGAACTTAATCGGGTTTTGCTATGTCAACCGTTTAGGAGAATTTCTTTTCAACGCTTCTGTAAGAAAGGGCCGCATCAGGCACTGAAGAAAGTAGATGCGCGGAAGCACCAAAGACAGCGCAGGAAGGCGAATGCAAAAGGGAAGCTTCGCTGGTATAGACAGCCAAATATGgcgccaacgttactagactaggttcagttttcaaactcccgtgactgcattatagtgaactagaatattcTAGTGCACTGTaactgcgtggacccaccactGATTTtcgcatctcgtggcgctgctatcgcactttgctcggtcagcacggcgcggacggggcgacgaagcactgtccgttgtttatCTGTTTTGGCGCGTTGCATAcatgcgtgttttgctgcagtctcggtgcatttttgTGACACTTTTGTGCGTTTTAAATGCCGTGTGTGTTTTGAAGAGTTTACGggccgtatcatccaattttatttggTGACGCGAACGCGTATTTACGCTACGTTCCTGCAGCGAGAACAtactttgaatgtgcaagtctgctcgcaagcgagcaaagctcacgtaggtttcagcattgcacttgtgaatgtggtgctctgatgaaagaaacagtgctagcttcatttttttttcatcccgaaatgaagtgctgagaatgtgtatataccgtgtgtcccagctaacttcagccagttttaaaatatgcgaatgccgcgcagctggacacaaccaaggtaatgttgtttgccttcgcttggagatattcaattTATTTTTTGTCCGCCTAGTTAGGTAATTCGAAATAAATTAAGTAAGCAAGAAGCAATTAAGAATTTTAACAACTCTAATCAATTACCTACTTAATTGATTAACTACTTAAATAATTGATTTATTAGCTCGCCTAATTAGGAAATTCGTTGCCACCACAAAACGGTTGAGGCTTCAAGTCTCACCAacgatcgtgggttcgagtgccttaattaactatatattaattaacttcgcctaaaTTACCACGAAagtaagtgggttcgactcctaccaatgctcgtgggttcgagtgtcgtAATGAACTCTACCGTAATTAAACATTTGCCTTAATTATCTCTACCTtgattaacttcgccttaatgaacaccaaaggtcatgtgttgaactcccactaaaggtcgtgggttcgagtgccttaactctattttaTTTACCTGTACCTTAATTCGCCTAATTCACTCTGCCTTAATCCACGCTGCCATAACTGGCGTCGTGCACTGCATCGATTAGTTCGCTTGGGCTGCCGATGTCtttttggaccatcgtgtggacgcgctaacatcgcctcatgAGTCATACCATGCGTTCGCATCAATAATTAATTAGTACTAAGCAGaaacagctgattacaactactaatcagctacttacagctagtcatcagcaacagctgattaataaagggcagtggacggccggggttgctgcggccctggactaaggactccacagcgcactctgaggcagcgcagcagcatttgCACAGCTACGTAAAGTTTTTTAATGAATCTCCTGAACGCGAaactatacaaacatttaaaaaCGCATCGGGgaaaacacttgctgagtacgtaagttgcGGAGTCAGAGTACCCGagccccttcgccaacgcagagctgcgccAGCATAGAGGTACCTGCGGTGGTTCCGtcctctggcggcaaaccaagacacGGGGGCACCCGCGATGtacggcgcctacggagagttcaactgaacctagtctagtaacgttggacGGCACAACCGCTCCAGCTTTGCGCTAACGAATACCCATATGAAACCCTGAGCTGCGAACGTCTTCCCGGGCTATCATTTGAAGACAAGGTGATGCCTAATATCTACGGGGTTGTTCCTCTTATTTCTTCCCAGAAATGACATCGTCTGTGTGTGTTCATATCGCCACCGCAACTTCACGGGCCATACAGGTTATGCTAATACCTCTCCTGGTTCGTTTCCCTGTAGGAGAGGCTGGCGTCGCACCGTACATCGCCGTCGTGGGACGGCGAAACGGTATAGGCCCCGCCACAATGGCGGTCATCTTCACCGTCATGGCACTCACAGCCGTCGTTTTCAAGCCCGTGTGCGGTTTCATCATCGACCGAACTCGAAACGTCACTGCCGTCATCCTCGTCTTGCAAGTTCTCTGCACCCTATTTTACGGTGTCGCTTTCTTCTGTCCCAGCGCCATATCTGATGGTTCAACATACAAGGGCAATCTGAGTTGCTCATTGGAAGTGTTCGATGTCACCGGTACTTCGGGGTCGCAACAGTGTTCTTCCAGTGGAAGCGATTCCATATATTGTGTATTGTCTTCGGAGAAAGACGTATGGGAAGGGGTCAGCGCTCGCCTGACTACCGACAACAAAATAGTGCTGGCCAACGCGTCCGAACCCTGTCAGGCCCTTCTCAAGTACAACCTCCTATCCAACGACTCCCTCGCCGTTCCGGGCGAGATGAAGTGTTCTTGCGATGCTGCATTGTACAATGACCCAAACTTCTGGATCTACACCGTCTCCGCTATTCTCGGCTTCGCGTTGGCCTCAGCGCTGACCAACGTTGGTGACGCCGCCGTGAGCAACGCACTGGGCTCAGACATCGAAGTATTTGGCCGACAACGACTTTACGGCAGTCTTAGCTGTGGCATAGCGTCGCCGCTGATAGGGTACCTAGTGGACGTAGCCAGCAGGGAAAGCTCAGTCATCGACTACAGGCCGTGCTTCTACGTGTTCGCCGGTACCATGCTTCTCGATATGATCCTTATCCTCGCCGTGCCTAGGATGTGCGTCGCCGAAGTCTCCGTCAACTTCTTCAAGGACATCGGGGTGCTCTTGTCAAGTCCGGAGATCCTGCTCTTCACGTTGTTCACATTCCTGGCTGGATCCTTGATGGGGTTTCTCTCCGCTTTCGAGACGTGGTTCCTGGAGGACTTGGGAGCACCCACGTTCCTCATAGGCCTAAATAAAACAGCCCAGAGCTTCGGCGCGGAGCCcgtgctgttctttctgtcgGCGTACATACTGAAGAAGATTGGATACTTCTACTCCTACTCAATCGCGTTCCTTCTGTTCGCCTGCAAGGCCCTTGGTTATTCGTTCCTGCGGAACGTCTGGGGCTCGCTTGCCGTGAACATCGTCGGGGGAGCCATTTTCCCGATGGTGTACGCCGCTATGGCAGTGTTCGCCAAGAAGAAGGCGAGACCCGGAACAGCCGCCTCCATGGTCTGCATCCTCGGAGCCAACTACGAAGGTCTCGGTAAGAATTAACCTCCACTATTTCAGCCTTCTAAGTCCAGTAGTCATTGCTTTAAATAATCGCGCTGTGTCATCTCAGCACACACCTGAATGTTAATTTTTCCGGACGACCTAACACAGCGCAGCGGTTATAACGTTACGATCACCATCGTTACCATCGATGTGCAAAGTGATTTCTACATTTACGACGCCTTCCCACATATGGCCTGATGTCGCTGCCCACGGTAATCATGCTTATGGCACGGACTTCGCAGCTCGCTCTCAAAGCGTTTTCTTCCTCAACATAGAAAAAATGTCTTCGCCATGGCACCGGAAATATCATTGTATCGCAGCAGGTGGCTTAGCCCAAACAAAGAAGGCGGTGTCGCGGTAATGACCGCGACCGCTTCAGATGTCGTGGTCGTTATTATGAGTGGCGGTCGCTCGAACGCCGGCCAATGAGGAAATTTTGTTACATAAGAATTTCTGTAAACATGAGCAGGGGGATTTAAAAATCTTCACTTACGTAAAGCGGTTTGTCATTCGCCTGAGCAGGGACTGTCATGCCGTTATCAGCTCAATGTCATAAGCGGCTGGAAGTCGTGCATGCATCAAAAATTCAGAACGCGCACCCACGAATAGAATATTTCTGAGTTTGGGGCGGAGTTAACAAAGGAATTTGCTCACAAGGATTGTTTATCTTATTCAGGACGCCTTCGGCAATTATATTTTCCGTATCACGATGCACCCCGCTCTTATTAGGGGCGAGCTccgccactggaaaagctggcgccaccgtcggcgtgacgaaacatgagggatcacgtagacagagcggccgcgtcggctgcttcggaagcgccgaagcgaggtgaaaacgaaagtttaaggtCCCAGCTGCACTGTGGTTCTGATTAaatggtgaggctttaccgccttgggtgtctgcttgacaacatttgaaattactataataggtagtggctgcctttggaggcgtgcagcatggtaggctactgctcgatgCCGCAGTACCGGACGCacgcaatggagcccggtgtcagccttattcacacgtaaccgcaggacaaggagctgcgtgaaacctggctcgcgaaacttagaaccggcagacagccatcggctgcaatttgagtatgcagcaagcacaaagGCGAGGAATagttctgctacggcgccgggactgcgatgttcagTGAGTACCAGAAAACGCGTACTGAGGCGCTCGCCCGCACCCGCTGCCCGGCTGGTGTCCTGACAGTTTCGTCtacgaacttgttgatgctagatactggcaagttcactaaAACGGAAAGGGAatggtaagacgcacattaaagaaaggcatggcatatggccatgtttgtgttatgaattaatgcactagcttacgaaaaagaagcagagggaaatcgcacggtGAGAAGACCAACAAACATACAGTGccacgcaacttgagaaataatactgaaatgtccaagaatttagaagacaaaaaaatattgaatcgtcgcgacggcacatcacagtcgccgtaggcgtcgaagtctctataccgaaattatttttgaacagtactgacagcgtccacgcaacaatggttgcttgtgtactgttaaatgctcatatgctgcggcctaaagctcacgacacgttgcgaaaacgcgctcacagcgaaagcaaaacaatgTGTGCGGACATACATGCAGATGAGCAGTCCGTCgatgcgaacccgtgcgatcactgcattgaggcttaattttgttatgctccattcggttatacagacagcccactataagaacatatttcacatagttttctctcagcgtttgcctacctttcacgcaagaagccggttcgagaGATACGGCAaccgtgcgcagtggcgttcactgtacgcattcggtaaagagatataGTCTGTAAatcattctgtgctttcagtctcccaaagattattatatcgacagccaaaaacttccctcgttttgagagtgcTTGCATAAatatccaggagggctgccgcgtggtgtttttattgagcgccgtaagctaaacctatgaggagcgcgccgcgtgatccctcatactacgcaagggaggcgcttccgacggATGGCGATtacgtaagtcctcgcccccaatactgaAGTGCCACTGATTTCTGTGGGCCCCAGAGGGAGCAGTATGAACCACAACTGCTACTTCCTTTTCATCTCGAACAGGTACGGCGGCAGGCAGCTTGGTAGGCGGCCTCAGCATCGATAAGATCGGAGCGAGCCAGACTTTCCGCTACCTTGGCTTCTCATCAGTGGCGGCCGCGCTCCTCAGTTCGGTGTGCCACTTGCTCCTGCGCTGCAAAGCCACTCACGAATACGGTAATTACACGCATTGGTTGTGCGAATCTGTGTACACTTCTCCTAACTGACATGTTTTTACTATTGGCAGATGTTACAACGGAGAAGCCCAGTGCATCCACTCCTGCAAAATACTGATACCACACACGTTTCACCGAAGTCCGAATGCGAAATAGTCGTAGAAAGCCTGCCCAGAGAGCATCGATGGGACCTATCCTCGATGCGCGGCTCCAAGGCTTACTTAGCGGATTAACCTCAATGCGTCACGTGCCCACAAGCCACTTTGCACGTAGCCAGAGCTGTGGAACATATGGCTAGAAAAGCTGCAgtagataaaaaaaaggaaaagtcgcagtttcacccagcaggcgaaacatcgattgcgatagcaaattagtagacagctatacgaagtaatgatagtagtttgATCGGCCCTATGAACTTGTAGCTATtcgcttacaaactaaattaacaagcgtggtgtcatgcgcgcacaagcaaacatgaacacatcttactcAATGACCGCGCACAcccgctgtcaaaatgctggagtgggaaagcgcggcagcagcagcgagcgaattgaccttcctgctgcctctcgtttcaacgcgaaccaagcggtgagaacacaatgcacgcgaagctatcagcactcggcgcactctgtccccatcgcagatcgcttttaaagtagggcgcgcgcggccgtgcCGGAGTTGAATGCggctgcagtgtccatataattgatatcgcaataaaaaatcgGCGATTTGAAGAAGTGTCATAGTAAGACGACGCCTCAGTCTGTTTGTTGTCGTTAtctcgttattattattattattattattattattattattattattattatgttgttgttgttgttgttgttgttgttgttgttgttgtttccgagcgtgaaacaagcccgcgaatacacgcaaagtgcctcaagcggtCAATCGCGCAGGCAATAATTCTCGCGAGCGTCTTTCACGCTCGCGAGCACACGCGCAAATCGGGCCCTCGGTTTGCTTTCTtttcgtgcatatatatatatatatatatatatatatatatatatatatatatatatatatatatatatatatatatatatatatatatacgaaaagaaaggggattaaccaaggggcccggtttttattagtcatgtcataagaagccaacaaacactgacaccaatgacATCTtcgggggaattacttgtgcttaataaatgagatgaagaaactataaattaatggaaattaaactgGATGAaataacaacttgccgcaggtgggaacccacaaccttcacatttcgcgtgcgatgctctaccaattgagctaccgcggggCCGTTTCCCCATCCAATTTCTTGGGTATCTTTGTGTCTTACTAGTACCCGGGGAGTGTTCCCCATCCAAGAAAGTGGATTTGGAAAcggcgcggtagctcaattggtggagcatcacacgcgaaatgcgaaggttatcggttcggttcccacctgcggcaagttgttttttcatccacttcaatttccattaatttatcgtttctttatttcatttataaagcacaagtaatttccccgatgttgtccttggtgtcagtgtttgttggcttcttatgatatatatatatatatatatatatatatatatatatatatatatatatatatatatatatgtgtgtgtgtgtgtgtgtgtgtgtgtgtgtgtgtgtgtgtgtgtgtgtgtgtgtgtgtgtgtgtgtgtgtgtgtgtgtgtgtgtgcgcgtgcgtgcgcgcgcgcgcgcgcgcgcatgcgtgGGACACTACATACTTGAAGGTCATTTCAAATGCCACGCGGCCGAGGCGGCTGGCAGGTAGGTGCTTGCTTGGATGTTGTCCTACCTAACAGTTGAAACAGCAAATATGGCTAGTTTACACAACTTtcgctgcgagacacttcagcgcCTGGTATTGGGCTCTCTCGCTTGAGTGTGCAGCACATGTTGCTGGTGAGGGACTGTCATCTCCTTGGCTTGCGGTGTACGACACGACGAATGTTTGGGCCGcagcggttgcgaatcttgacGCGATCAGGCTCACCGCGTTCTCCTTACTTTTTCTAGGTTTAACTAACCGTAAGCTCACATTTGTATTTCTTCTATTTAACATTCTTTAGTAGCGTTACCTGCGGCGACTGGCCCTACTGTGTGACTTGTACTGTGTGTTATACTTTATTCTTTTACATTTGTCATCTTGcactttctttcctctttcttccccTTCTTCCGATTTTCCATTTCTGTTTCTGTCCCTTCCTGTCTGAAGAGTGGGCAGGCGTTGTgctccttccggtggcagttgccagcctgctcctcgctatccctttcctgttaaatgtaccttgcctttcatttatcctttgctctctctctctctctctctctctctctctctctctctctctatatatatatatatatatatatatatatatatatatataaataaatctttctctctctcctgtcCCAtctatatatgtgttcaaaacaaataacaataatgaaataataataataataataataataataaattaccCAATCACACTTACTACAAGGTAACTTTGCCATGATAATTCACACACAAGAACAAACGAAATCAACATGAACCACAAATTTTGTCTTAATATACTAGTGCATATTCAAAGTGTAAACTATTGGACGACCTCGAATAAAAAATTAGAAGAAACCATTTGCGCAACAGTTGCAAACGTATGGCTGTATAAAACTATGTGGTCGCTCTATGTAAATCTCACGTACTTAGGTAGACATAGGGAGTCTAAGCGTACCGAAGCCTGTCCAGTTCGAATTCCACAACATATATTACTGTGCCATA
This window contains:
- the LOC135908397 gene encoding major facilitator superfamily domain-containing protein 6-like isoform X1; the protein is MDRRGGHCLRSQHWDEEAPAWVKRRVCENPITLVWSTQPVQKKQSTTPLQPAAPSSWLPACVNRKLLPFKLHFFLFMAGEAGVAPYIAVVGRRNGIGPATMAVIFTVMALTAVVFKPVCGFIIDRTRNVTAVILVLQVLCTLFYGVAFFCPSAISDGSTYKGNLSCSLEVFDVTGTSGSQQCSSSGSDSIYCVLSSEKDVWEGVSARLTTDNKIVLANASEPCQALLKYNLLSNDSLAVPGEMKCSCDAALYNDPNFWIYTVSAILGFALASALTNVGDAAVSNALGSDIEVFGRQRLYGSLSCGIASPLIGYLVDVASRESSVIDYRPCFYVFAGTMLLDMILILAVPRMCVAEVSVNFFKDIGVLLSSPEILLFTLFTFLAGSLMGFLSAFETWFLEDLGAPTFLIGLNKTAQSFGAEPVLFFLSAYILKKIGYFYSYSIAFLLFACKALGYSFLRNVWGSLAVNIVGGAIFPMVYAAMAVFAKKKARPGTAASMVCILGANYEGLGTAAGSLVGGLSIDKIGASQTFRYLGFSSVAAALLSSVCHLLLRCKATHEYDVTTEKPSASTPAKY
- the LOC135908397 gene encoding major facilitator superfamily domain-containing protein 6-like isoform X2; amino-acid sequence: MVAKADEACTEDWKQSTTPLQPAAPSSWLPACVNRKLLPFKLHFFLFMAGEAGVAPYIAVVGRRNGIGPATMAVIFTVMALTAVVFKPVCGFIIDRTRNVTAVILVLQVLCTLFYGVAFFCPSAISDGSTYKGNLSCSLEVFDVTGTSGSQQCSSSGSDSIYCVLSSEKDVWEGVSARLTTDNKIVLANASEPCQALLKYNLLSNDSLAVPGEMKCSCDAALYNDPNFWIYTVSAILGFALASALTNVGDAAVSNALGSDIEVFGRQRLYGSLSCGIASPLIGYLVDVASRESSVIDYRPCFYVFAGTMLLDMILILAVPRMCVAEVSVNFFKDIGVLLSSPEILLFTLFTFLAGSLMGFLSAFETWFLEDLGAPTFLIGLNKTAQSFGAEPVLFFLSAYILKKIGYFYSYSIAFLLFACKALGYSFLRNVWGSLAVNIVGGAIFPMVYAAMAVFAKKKARPGTAASMVCILGANYEGLGTAAGSLVGGLSIDKIGASQTFRYLGFSSVAAALLSSVCHLLLRCKATHEYDVTTEKPSASTPAKY